The Rhododendron vialii isolate Sample 1 chromosome 8a, ASM3025357v1 genome has a window encoding:
- the LOC131335174 gene encoding nuclear transcription factor Y subunit C-1-like has translation MEDNPQLPPPQPTAAPSPFPPQPPYHHLLQQQQQQLQMFWTYQRQEIDQANDFKNHQLPLARIKKIMKADEDVRMISAEAPILFAKACELFILELTIRSWLHAEENKRRTLQKNDIAAAITRTDIFDFLVDIVPRDEMKDEGLMVGGPNSNSTASGVPYYYPPAVMDAAAGGMMMGRPAVDPMYLAAPPSQAWQSVWQTGVEDGGYGGGEGNLDGQG, from the exons ATGGAAGACAACCCACAACTCCCACCACCGCAACCGACGGCTGCGCCGTCTCCATTCCCTCCTCAACCCCcctaccaccacctcctccaacaacaacaacagcagctCCAGATGTTCTGGACGTACCAGCGCCAAGAAATCGACCAGGCCAACGACTTCAAGAACCACCAGCTCCCCCTGGCCCGCATCAAGAAGATCATGAAGGCCGACGAGGACGTCCGCATGATCTCCGCCGAGGCCCCCATCCTCTTCGCCAAGGCCTGCGAGCTCTTCATCCTCGAGCTCACCATCCGCTCTTGGCTCCACGCCGAGGAGAACAAGCGCCGCACCCTCCAGAAGAACGACATCGCTGCCGCCATCACCCGCACCGACATCTTCGATTTCCTCGTCGATATCGTGCCCAGGGACGAGATGAAGGACGAGGGTTTGATGGTGGGTGGGCCTAATAGTAACAGTACGGCCAGTGGAGTGCCGTATTATTACCCCCCGGCGGTAATGGATGCGGCGGCGGGGGGGATGATGATGGGGCGGCCGGCGGTGGATCCGATGTACTTGGCGGCCCCGCCGTCGCAGGCGTGGCAGTCGGTGTGGCAAACGGGGGTGGAGGATGGGGGGTACGGGGGCGGAGAGGGGAATCTCGATGGGCAAGG TTAA
- the LOC131335170 gene encoding acetolactate synthase 1, chloroplastic: MAATAANTSLSSSIITKPKSPFPRFTLPIPSNTHPPSTALLLRRRRPLHITNVLSNPKPTPTPTPTITASTFVSRFAPDQPRKGSDVLVEALEREGVKDVFAYPGGASMEIHQALTRSQIIRNFLPRHEQGGIFAAEGYARASGLPGVCIATSGPGATNLVSGLADAMLDSVPLVAITGQVPRRMIGTDAFQETPIVEVTRSITKHNYLVLDVEDIPRIVKEAFFLACSGRPGPVLIDVPKDIQQQLVVPNWDQPMKLPGYVVRLPKEPLDSHLEQIVRLVSESKKPVLYTGGGCLNSSEELRRFVELTGIPVTSTLMGLGAYPVSDDMSLGMLGMHGTVYANYAVDSSDLLLAFGVRFDDRVTGKLEAFASRAKIVHIDIDSAEIGKNKQPHVSVCADVKFALRGLNKVLEGKRGKLDFSAWRKELKEQKMLHPLTFKTFGDAIPPQYAIQVLDELTNGNAIISTGVGQHQMWAAQHYKYNRPRQWLTSGGLGAMGFGLPAAMGAAVARPDSVVVDIDGDGSFIMNVQELATIRVENLPVKIMVLNNQHLGMVVQWEDRFYGANRAHTYLGNPSDESKIFPNMLKFAEACEIPSARVMKKEDLRAAIQKMLDTPGPYLLDVIVPHQEHVLPMIPSGGAFKDMITEGDGRSKY, encoded by the coding sequence ATGGCAGCCACCGCTGCAAAcacctccctctcctcctccattATCACCAAACCCAAAAGCCCTTTTCCCAGATTTACCCTCCCCATTCCCTCTAATACCCATCCACCCTCCACCgccctcctcctccgccgccgccgcccccTCCACATCACCAACGTCCTCTCCAACCCCAaacccacccccacccccacccccaccatTACCGCTTCAACATTCGTTTCCCGATTCGCCCCTGACCAGCCCAGAAAGGGCAGCGACGTCCTCGTGGAGGCCCTCGAGCGCGAAGGCGTCAAAGATGTCTTCGCCTACCCCGGCGGCGCCTCGATGGAGATCCACCAGGCCCTCACGCGCTCCCAAATCATCCGCAACTTCCTCCCCCGCCACGAGCAGGGCGGGATCTTCGCCGCCGAGGGCTACGCACGCGCCTCTGGCCTCCCCGGCGTCTGCATCGCCACCTCCGGCCCCGGCGCCACCAACCTCGTCTCCGGCCTCGCCGACGCCATGCTTGACTCCGTCCCCCTCGTCGCCATCACCGGCCAGGTCCCCAGGAGAATGATCGGCACAGACGCTTTCCAAGAAACCCCAATTGTTGAGGTAACTAGGTCAATCACCAAGCACAATTACCTTGTTCTAGATGTAGAGGATATACCTCGTATTGTTAAAGAAGCGTTCTTTTTAGCTTGTTCCGGCCGGCCTGGCCCGGTTTTGATTGATGTGCCTAAGGATATACAGCAACAGTTAGTGGTGCCCAATTGGGATCAACCCATGAAATTACCTGGGTACGTGGTTAGATTGCCTAAAGAGCCTTTAGATAGTCATTTGGAACAAATTGTTAGGCTTGTATCAGAGTCGAAGAAGCCGGTTTTGTATACGGGTGGTGGGTGTTTGAATTCGAGTGAGGAATTGAGGAGGTTTGTTGAGCTTACGGGAATTCCGGTCACGAGTACTTTGATGGGTCTCGGGGCGTACCCGGTTTCGGATGATATGTCTCTTGGAATGCTTGGGATGCATGGTACTGTTTACGCGAATTATGCGGTTGATAGCAGTGATTTGTTGCTTGCTTTTGGGGTTAGGTTTGATGACCGTGTGACCGGAAAGCTTGAAGCTTTTGCTAGCCGAGCTAAGATTGTTCACATTGATATTGATTCGGCTGAGATAGGGAAGAATAAGCAACCCCATGTGTCGGTTTGCGCGGATGTGAAATTTGCTTTGAGAGGTCTGAATAAGGTTTTGGAGGGTAAAAGAGGTAAGCTTGATTTTTCTGCTTGGAGGAAGGAGTTGAAGGAGCAAAAAATGCTGCACCCGTTGACCTTTAAGACTTTTGGAGATGCTATTCCACCACAGTATGCAATTCAGGTTCTTGACGAGTTAACGAATGGGAATGCGATCATAAGTACTGGTGTTGGGCAGCATCAGATGTGGGCTGCTCAACATTACAAGTACAATAGGCCAAGGCAGTGGCTTACTTCTGGTGGATTGGGGGCCATGGGTTTTGGATTGCCTGCTGCAATGGGAGCCGCTGTTGCTAGACCTGATTCAGTTGTTGTGGACATTGATGGCGATGGGAGTTTTATTATGAATGTCCAAGAGTTGGCAACAATCCGGGTGGAGAATTTGCCTGTTAAGATAATGGTGTTGAATAATCAGCATTTGGGTATGGTTGTTCAATGGGAGGATCGCTTTTACGGTGCTAATAGGGCCCATACGTACTTGGGTAACCCGTCGGATGAGTCAAAAATATTCCCAAATATGTTGAAGTTTGCGGAAGCTTGTGAGATTCCTTCTGCTCGGGTGATGAAGAAGGAAGATCTTAGGGCTGCCATTCAGAAGATGTTGGATACCCCTGGCCCCTATTTGTTGGATGTTATTGTACCACATCAAGAGCACGTCTTGCCTATGATCCCTAGTGGTGGAGCATTCAAAGACATGATTACTGAGGGCGATGGGAGATCAAAATATTGA
- the LOC131335173 gene encoding protein transport protein Sec61 subunit gamma-like, producing MDALDSVIDPLREFAKDSTRLVKRCHKPDQKEFTKVAFRVAIGFVVMGFVGFFVKLIFIPINNIIVGSV from the exons ATGGATGCCCTAGACTCCGTCATCGATCCGTTGAGAGAATTCGCCAAGGACAGCACCCGCCTCGTCAAGCGCTGCCACAAGCCCGATCAAAAAG AATTCACCAAGGTCGCGTTCCGTGTTGCGATCGGCTTCGTCGTGATGGGGTTCGTCGGTTTTTTCGTGAAGCTAATTTTCATCCCCATCAATAACATCATTGTTGGTTCCGTATAA